A stretch of the Bubalus kerabau isolate K-KA32 ecotype Philippines breed swamp buffalo chromosome 11, PCC_UOA_SB_1v2, whole genome shotgun sequence genome encodes the following:
- the ZBTB34 gene encoding zinc finger and BTB domain-containing protein 34, with product MTVEMDSSSFIQFDVPEYSSTVLSQLNELRLQGKLCDIIVHIQGQPFRAHKAVLAASSPYFRDHSALSTMSGLSISVIKNPNVFEQLLSFCYTGRMSLQLKDVVSFLTAASFLQMQCVIDKCTQILESIHSKISVGDVDSVTVGAEETSESRNGVKDSSFFANPVEISPPYCSQVRQPTTSSDLRMETTPSKALRSSRLQEEGHSDRGSSGSVSEYEIQIEGDHEQGDLLGRESQITEVKVKMEKSDRPSCSDSSSLGDDGYHTEMVDGEQVVAVNVGSYGSVLQHAYSYCQAASQPAGGVSEAFGSLSNSSPSRSMLSCFRGGRARQKRALSVHLHSDLQGLVQGSDSEAVVSNPGFESSPRERSARGHWYPYNERLICIYCGKSFNQKGSLDRHMRLHMGITPFVCKFCGKKYTRKDQLEYHIRGHTDDKPFRCEICGKCFPFQGTLNQHLRKNHPGVAEVRSRMESPERTDVYAEQKLENDASASEMALDSRMEIHTVSDAPD from the coding sequence ATGACAGTAGAAATGGACAGCAGCAGTTTTATTCAGTTTGATGTGCCCGAGTACAGCAGCACCGTCCTGAGCCAGCTAAACGAACTCCGCCTGCAAGGAAAACTATGTGACATCATTGTCCACATTCAGGGTCAGCCATTCCGAGCCCACAAAGCCGTCCTCGCGGCCAGCTCCCCCTACTTCCGGGACCATTCAGCACTAAGTACCATGAGTGGCTTGTCAATATCAGTGATTAAAAACCCCAATGTGTTTGAACAGTTGCTTTCATTTTGTTACACTGGAAGAATGTCCTTGCAGCTGAAGGATGTTGTCAGTTTTCTGACGGCAGCTAGCTTTCTTCAGATGCAGTGTGTCATTGACAAGTGCACGCAGATCCTAGAGAGCATCCATTCAAAAATCAGTGTGGGAGATGTGGACTCCGTGACCGTCGGTGCGGAAGAGACCTCGGAGAGCCGCAACGGAGTGAAAGACAGCAGCTTCTTTGCCAACCCGGTGGAGATCTCCCCGCCATACTGCTCTCAGGTACGGCAGCCCACCACAAGCAGCGATCTTCGGATGGAGACCACACCCAGTAAAGCTCTGCGCAGCAGCCGTTTACAGGAGGAAGGGCACTCGGACCGAGGGAGCAGTGGGAGCGTCTCCGAGTACGAGATCCAAATCGAGGGGGACCATGAGCAAGGGGACCTGCTGGGGAGGGAGAGCCAGATCACCGAGGTGAAAGTGAAGATGGAGAAGTCCGACCGGCCCAGCTGTTCCGACAGCTCGTCCCTGGGAGACGATGGGTACCACACCGAGATGGTTGATGGGGAACAAGTCGTGGCCGTGAACGTGGGTTCCTATGGTTCTGTGCTCCAGCACGCCTATTCCTACTGTCAGGCAGCCTCACAGCCGGCCGGTGGTGTATCTGAGGCGTTCGGAAGTCTGAGTAACTCCAGCCCCTCCAGATCCATGCTGAGCTGTTTCCGAGGAGGACGGGCCCGCCAGAAGCGGGCCCTGTCCGTCCACCTGCACAGTGATCTGCAGGGCCTGGTGCAGGGTTCCGACAGCGAGGCCGTGGTGAGTAACCCGGGCTTCGAGAGCAGCCCGCGGGAGAGGAGCGCGCGAGGTCACTGGTACCCATACAACGAGAGGTTGATCTGCATCTACTGCGGCAAGTCCTTCAACCAGAAGGGAAGTCTTGACAGGCACATGCGACTCCACATGGGAATCACGCCCTTTGTATGCAAGTTCTGCGGGAAGAAGTACACGCGGAAGGACCAGTTGGAGTACCACATCCGGGGCCATACCGATGACAAGCCGTTCCGCTGTGAGATCTGCGGGAAGTGCTTCCCTTTCCAAGGCACCCTCAACCAGCACCTGCGGAAAAACCACCCCGGCGTGGCCGAAGTCCGCAGTCGCATGGAGTCCCCCGAGAGAACAGACGTGTATGCAGAACAGAAACTAGAAAACGATGCCTCGGCCTCAGAGATGGCCCTGGATTCCCGGATGGAAATTCACACGGTGTCCGATGCTCCTGAttaa